GATCGGGGGTCCCGACGACGGCGTAGCGATATTCCGAGTCGAGCTCGATTACCCAGTAGTTCGGCTTGATGAGCCAGGAGAAGAGCTTGAAGAAGAGTCCTTCGAAACGGACGACGAGTCGAGCGTTCGTCTCATCGAGGGGCTTCGCGCTTCCCCGAATCGTGCGCAGGCTGCCGTCCTCGGTGTAGCAGGTGTTGAGGACCGAGACCTTCCCGTCGGCGGAAAGACTGTACTCCGCCGTTGCCCCCACGCAGTCGCGCTGAAAGCGATTGGGAAGCCTCGCGACCTCGTACCATTTCCCCTGGTATCTCTCGAGGTCCAGGTGGGGCACGGTCGTAATCTCGGCGTTCATTGCCAGCATCGGCAGGAGCAGGCTCAGTAACATGATTCCTCCATCAGCGGCCATCATAAAGAAGCGAGGGAATGACGGGGCGAGAAGAGATAGTGCGAGACGGTCCACTCGTTTCCACCGTGGAAACCCCAGAGCTCAGCGCACGCCATGAAGAAGACACGCCATCGGCAAAGCCACCGTTTCGCGCCCTCCCGGCCGTAGACCGTCTCGAAGACTCGGAGCGCGGCGTCTCGCTCTCGATCCAGATTCCGAAGCCACGCTTCCGCGGTCTTCTGGTAGTGCCGGCCGGAGAGAGTCCAGTCGCGCACGAGCCCCACGTCGTCCTGAAAATGAAGGAGAAGGTCCCGGGACGGCATCGTGCCGCCGGTGAAAAAATACCGACCCATCCAGTCGTCCGCGCCATCGGTCTCGAAGGGATAGGCGAAGCGTCGATGGGTGAAGATGTGCACGAAAAGCCTGCCATCGAGGCGAAGCCAGCCGGAAATCTTCCGGAGAAGGCTCGAGTAGTTGCGCATGTGCTCGAACATCTCGACCGAGATGACCCGGTCGAAGCGGCGCTCGGTCTCGAATCGGCTCACGTTGCCCGTGACGACTTCGAGATTTCCGAGGCCGCGTTCCGAAGCACGCGCCTGGATGAATCGCTTCTGCGAAGCGGAATTGGAAAGAGCGAGGATCCGGCTCCGCGGGTGCCTTTCTGCGAGCCAGAGCGACAGAGAGCCCCATCCGCATCCAAGATCGAGAATGTCCATTCCGTCTTCGACGCTGGCGCGCTCGGCGGTGAGTCCCAGCATCGCTTCCTCGGCGTCGTCGAGCGCCTGGACTCCTTGGGGCCAGTGTGCGCAGCTGTACTTCAAGTGTTTTCCCAGGACGAGCTGGAAGAACTCCGCGGGCACTTCGTAATGCTGCTCGTTGGCTTTGTCGGTCTCGACGGCGATCGCGCTTTCGTCGAGGGACCGGAGCAAGGCGCGGAACCGCTCTCGTTGAGCTTCGACTCCACCGCGCTCCTGCTCGGAAATCCGCGAACGGAGGATGGTCCGAATTCCCATCCGCACGAGCGCGTCGGGGACGAGACCGGTATCCACCAGACGAAACGCATTCGGCCAGATCACGGGGAAGCCTCCTCGCGCGGAAACCACGGCACGAAGACGCTCGTCGTGCGCTGATAGCGGCGGTACTCGTCGCCCCGTCTTCGAAGCGCTCTTTCTTCGGTCGGCGGAATCCCGGTAACGCGCAAAACGAGGTAGAGCATGAGGAGAGGGCTCGCCAAGGCGGCCACGCCGTAGGGCGCCCGGAGCGCCGCGATCGCATAGCCCACCCAGATGAGCCATTCGAAGAAGTAGTTCGGGTGCCGGGAATAACGCCAGAGACCGGTGCGGCAGGTCTTTCCGCGCATCGCCGGGTCGCGCCGGTGGCGGGCGAGCTGCCGGTCGGCCAGGCTCTCGAACAACAGAGCCGCAAGAGAGAGCGTATAGCCTGCGATCTCGAGCGCACCGATGGCCGGACGCTCGTCGAACGCGATGAGAAGAAACGGGAGCGACAGCAGCGCCGCGAGGAGCCCCTGCGCCTGGTAGAAAAAGAAGAAGAAACGATGGGCGCGTTCTCCCCACCGCACCCGGATCTCCTGGTAGCGTCCGTCCTCGCCCGAGCGGTGATGCCGGAGCACGATGTAGGCGGCGAGTCGAGACGCCCAGAGGGCAACCACGAATCCCATCAACAGACGGCGGTCAAAAAGACCCGGACCCCGGGCGGCGAAGAAGACAGCGAGAAAGCCCACGCTCGCCGCCCATCCCGCATCCACGAGGCTCGCGTCGCCCTTGCGGAGCTCGACGAGCCAGAGCGCAACGAACAGTAGAATGACCAGCGCCCAGCCTTCCAGCCAAAGTGTAATCATTGTCTCAATAACTGACCCAATTATATGCGTATGTCTTGACAATATACAATAAAATATATAGATTAAATCAACACAATGAGAATCGCAGTCATCGGCGGCGGTATCTCAGGCTTGACCGCCGCCTATCTGTTGTCCCGAAAGCATCAGGTCACTCTGTTCGAAGCGTCGAACCGGATCGGAGGACATGCCTACACGGTTTCGGTGCCGTCAGAGAACGGCCCAGTCTCGATCGACATGGGGTTCATCGTTTTCAACAGGGAAAAGTACCCCAATTTCGTTCGCCTCCTCGGGGAGCTCGGCGTCGATTCCCAGCCGAGCGAGATGAGCTTTTCTGTCCGGTCCGAAACGAGCGGGCTCGAGTACCGCACCACGTCGCTGAACACGCTCTTTGCCCAGAGACGAAACCTGCTCTCTCCATCCTTCCACCGCATGATTCTGGACATCGCACGGTTCAACCGGCGCAGTCGCGAGCTCCTCCAGAACGGAAACCACTCGACAACGACGCTCGAGCAGTACGTGACGGAGGGGGGCTACTCGCGCCGCTTTTGGGAAGACTTCCTCGCCCCCATGGGCTCGGCGATCTGGTCGGCGGCGCCGGAAAACACGAGCCGGTTTCCCGCGACCTACTTCGCCCGCTTCTTCGCGAACCATGGATTCCTCGAGCCGAACGGGGGGTATCTCTGGCGTACGATCCGAGGAGGCTCGCAGAGCTACCTGCGGCGCATCGTCCTCCCTTTCTTCGATCGGATTCGTTTGAACGCGCCGGTTCGGGAGATCCGCCGGTTCTCCGACCGGGTCACCGTGGCCACCGAGAGCGGCACGTCGGCGTTCGACCACGTCGTGATCGCCGCTCACAGCGACCAAGCGCTCGCCATGCTGAAGGATCCCACCGAGTCCGAGAAAGATGTCCTGGGTGCGATCCGCTATCAGCCGAACGACACCCTGCTCCACACCGACGATCGCCTCCTACCTCGGAATCGTCGCGCCTGGGCGAGCTGGAACTACGTCGTGCCGGCTCGTCCCCAGGCGAGTCCTCACGTCACGTACTACTCCAATCGACTCCAGAGCCTCGGCGACGGCCCCAACTATTGCGTGAGCTTGAACCAAACCGCTTCCGTTCGTCCGGACCGGATTCTGGACCGAGTCGAGTTCCACCATCCGATCTACACCCAGGCAGCCCTGGACGCCCACTCCCGAGTCTCCGAGGTGAGCGGACGCCATCGCACGTCCTATTGCGGCGCTTATTGG
This window of the Vicinamibacteria bacterium genome carries:
- a CDS encoding lipocalin family protein, translating into MLLSLLLPMLAMNAEITTVPHLDLERYQGKWYEVARLPNRFQRDCVGATAEYSLSADGKVSVLNTCYTEDGSLRTIRGSAKPLDETNARLVVRFEGLFFKLFSWLIKPNYWVIELDSEYRYAVVGTPDRKYLWVLSRDPEMAEERYRELIDRVAAQGFDVERILRTRVP
- a CDS encoding cyclopropane-fatty-acyl-phospholipid synthase family protein, whose translation is MIWPNAFRLVDTGLVPDALVRMGIRTILRSRISEQERGGVEAQRERFRALLRSLDESAIAVETDKANEQHYEVPAEFFQLVLGKHLKYSCAHWPQGVQALDDAEEAMLGLTAERASVEDGMDILDLGCGWGSLSLWLAERHPRSRILALSNSASQKRFIQARASERGLGNLEVVTGNVSRFETERRFDRVISVEMFEHMRNYSSLLRKISGWLRLDGRLFVHIFTHRRFAYPFETDGADDWMGRYFFTGGTMPSRDLLLHFQDDVGLVRDWTLSGRHYQKTAEAWLRNLDRERDAALRVFETVYGREGAKRWLCRWRVFFMACAELWGFHGGNEWTVSHYLFSPRHSLASL
- a CDS encoding DUF1295 domain-containing protein — translated: MITLWLEGWALVILLFVALWLVELRKGDASLVDAGWAASVGFLAVFFAARGPGLFDRRLLMGFVVALWASRLAAYIVLRHHRSGEDGRYQEIRVRWGERAHRFFFFFYQAQGLLAALLSLPFLLIAFDERPAIGALEIAGYTLSLAALLFESLADRQLARHRRDPAMRGKTCRTGLWRYSRHPNYFFEWLIWVGYAIAALRAPYGVAALASPLLMLYLVLRVTGIPPTEERALRRRGDEYRRYQRTTSVFVPWFPREEASP
- a CDS encoding FAD-dependent oxidoreductase translates to MRIAVIGGGISGLTAAYLLSRKHQVTLFEASNRIGGHAYTVSVPSENGPVSIDMGFIVFNREKYPNFVRLLGELGVDSQPSEMSFSVRSETSGLEYRTTSLNTLFAQRRNLLSPSFHRMILDIARFNRRSRELLQNGNHSTTTLEQYVTEGGYSRRFWEDFLAPMGSAIWSAAPENTSRFPATYFARFFANHGFLEPNGGYLWRTIRGGSQSYLRRIVLPFFDRIRLNAPVREIRRFSDRVTVATESGTSAFDHVVIAAHSDQALAMLKDPTESEKDVLGAIRYQPNDTLLHTDDRLLPRNRRAWASWNYVVPARPQASPHVTYYSNRLQSLGDGPNYCVSLNQTASVRPDRILDRVEFHHPIYTQAALDAHSRVSEVSGRHRTSYCGAYWGFGFHEDGVNSALEATAPFGVTL